From Coccinella septempunctata chromosome 4, icCocSept1.1, whole genome shotgun sequence, a single genomic window includes:
- the LOC123310688 gene encoding uncharacterized protein LOC123310688 — protein MFFLKSEPSVSRFKLRLKRDDILADIKNISQDRNQKEQLYSCLEEKPEYDQKINKIENFLKCSLALEEATENLQSKVDIVKRLEQKVQCDMNKLREKCSVYSLEQH, from the coding sequence atgtttttcctgaagaGTGAACCTTCTGTATCTAGATTCAAACTTCGTTTGAAGAGAGATGACATTTTAGCAGATATTAAAAATATCAGTCAAGATCGGAATCAAAAGGAGCAACTTTATTCCTGCTTGGAAGAAAAACCTGAATATGATcagaaaattaataaaatcgagaactttttgaaatgttctcTAGCCCTGGAAGAAGCTACGGAAAATTTGCAGTCCAAAGTTGATATCGTCAAGAGATTAGAACAGAAAGTACAATGTGATATGAATAAGCTTCGAGAGAAGTGTTCTGTTTATTCTCTCGAACAGCACTGA
- the LOC123310686 gene encoding acidic repeat-containing protein-like codes for MEKRLRKLSRLSMKKHFRKSLMSDCVEPTIPNKSLTIIEISSTDSESSDTEAEVAQQLECTKTRSFENSDSVNIISPSPNKNENLNCLSTGKKKSCNAGAYRKCSKVDMGGGDYKVEDAIDSNAILEFSLLEYSNFKKPIATTNPANSTMLNLEEIKTSHKEENSVYNVSSESVNESYEKLLDNIYGESWRPYKEKVLPKSEKKVGAKKQFITKQTPATERKLKKSEVYKNPYIDNEKQKSNCLLKTLQKRRFEKINESPLIKNLKALCDQESSEQSDVYSPITSRTKLNIYADEKSYRERDENVRVDMNPESKDFCWSDKENSIEALSLEERIKKKICNQRNSKNIIEEQPKLYKLSNHPQINGLSKDENVRKILFPAEELSNKNFCDSELKDDVPNSNLIIEKNSLSPSNVLNQEEISPSSDDSLKNCKSNKAKKKYLKKYLDSSGSSTDSDEGNGLGKVDENEFEKIILTEKASIEKISSIDSNLDTKSIKKVYKAKLSPNSLRNSETKNNSGKASKKINKKINLKKYLDPSYSSSNSDEDNDFKEINKHDEKTGGKDVHSENPKRQINNLNQKVDIKTKKAPKSRISLSSSEGSDKMNNFEKRTKKNVRKKTVKNKFCQESSSNSEDSLVESFDKMDIRKANQTKTYSFLASLSGNIALHQCDPTSRIFKVNFKNTKEELAKKLFVLYNKHIFENRIPANTPIEWNARMLCTAGYCYSKKITHRDGKIDLEARIVLSSKVLTTPDRLRDTLVHEMCHAAAWVVDKVRDGHGKYWKAWADKAKKVFPELPPIKTCHNYEINSKYVYRCTGCGYSIKRHRKSLDIERKRCGHCLGKFEIFINKVNKKGEQNLVPADTPKKQPKGFALFVQENYSKYKNTNSTEIMKILSKEFKKIKVQD; via the exons ATGGAGAAAAGGCTAAGAA AACTATCACGATTGTCCATGAAGAAACATTTTCGTAAATCATTGATGAGTGATTGTGTTGAGCCAACAATTCCCAATAAGTCTCTTACTATTATAGAAATAAGTTCAACTGATTCTGAGTCTTCAGATACAGAAGCTGAGGTTGCACAACAATTAGAATGCACAAAAACAAGGAGTTTCGAAAATTCTGATTCTGTAAATATAATATCTCCCTCtccaaataaaaatgaaaatctgaattgcctttcaactggaaaaaaaaaatcttgtaatGCTGGTGCTTATAGGAAATGCTCCAAAGTTGATATGGGAGGTGGAGATTATAAAGTGGAAGATGCTATAGATTCTAATGCAATCCTAGAATTTTCTCTTTTAGAATatagtaattttaagaaacCTATAGCAACAACAAATCCTGCAAATTCAACTATGCTAAACTTAGAAGAAATTAAAACGAGTCACAAAGAAGAAAATTCAGTTTATAATGTTAGCTCAGAATCAG TTAATGAATCCTATGAGAAATTATTGGATAATATTTATGGGGAAAGTTGGAGGCCCTATAAAGAAAAAGTTCTCcctaaatctgaaaaaaaagtcGGTGCTAAAAAACAGTTCATCACAAAGCAAACACCTGCCACTGAAAG GAAATTAAAAAAGTCTGAAGTCTATAAAAATCCATATATagataatgaaaaacaaaagtcaaattgtttattgaaaacactTCAAAAAAgaagatttgaaaaaatcaatgagTCGCcattaataaaaaatttaaaagcatTATGTGATCAGGAGAGTAGTGAGCAATCAGATGTATACTCTCCTATAACTAGCAGaacaaaattgaatatttatgcAGATGAGAAATCATATCGAGAGAGAGATGAAAATGTCAGAGTAGATATGAATCCTGAGTCAAAGGATTTTTGCTGGTCAGATAAGGAGAATTCTATTGAAGCACTTTCATTGGAAGAacgtatcaaaaaaaaaatatgtaatcAAAGGAATTCCAAAAATATCATTGAAGAGCAACCTAAACTATATAAATTATCAAATCATCCACAAATAAATGGATTAAGCAAAGATGAAAATGTAcgtaaaattttatttccagcaGAAGAATTGTCTAACAAAAACTTTTGTGATTCTGAATTGAAAGATGATGTACCTAACTCTAATCTGATAATAGAAAAAAACTCTTTAAGTCCAAGTAATGTACTAAATCAAGAAGAAATTTCACCTAGCTCTGATGATAGTTTAAAAAATTGTAAAAGCAATAAGgcaaagaagaaatatttgaaaaaatatttggactCCTCAGGTTCAAGCACAGACTCTGATGAAGGAAATGGTTTAGGAAAAGTCgatgaaaatgaatttgaaaaaattattctaactGAGAAGGCcagtattgaaaaaatatctaGTATAGACTCAAATTTAGATACAAAAAGTATAAAGAAAGTATACAAAGCAAAACTCTCCCCTAATTCTCTTCGAAACTCTGAGACTAAGAATAATTCAGGGAAAGCTAGTAAgaagataaataaaaaaattaacttgaaaaaatatttagacCCTTCATACTCAAGCAGTAACTCTGatgaagataatgatttcaaagaaattaataAGCATGATGAAAAAACTGGAGGAAAGGATGTGCATTCTGAGAACCCCAAGAGACAAATTAATAATTTAAATCAAAAAGTTGATATTAAAACTAAAAAAGCACCCAAATCCAGAATTTCTTTGAGTTCTTCTGAAGGCTCcgataaaatgaataattttgaaaaacgaacTAAGAAAAACGTTAGGAAGAAAACagtaaaaaataaattctgTCAAGAAAGTTCTTCAAACTCTGAAGATAGTCTAGTGGAAAGTTTTGATAAAATGGATATAAGGAAAGCCAATCAAACCAAGACTTATTCATTTCTGGCATCTTTGTCAG GCAACATCGCACTCCATCAATGTGACCCAACATCCAGAATTTTCAAAGTGAATTTCAAGAATACGAAGGAAGAACTGGCAAAGAAATTATTTGTTCTTTACAATAagcatattttcgaaaatcgcaTCCCGGCAAATACCCCAATCGAATGGAATGCTAGGATGCTCTGTACAGCTGGGTATTgctattcgaaaaagattaccCATAGAGACGGAAAAATTGACCTGGAGGCACGCATAGTGCTCTCGTCAAAAGTACTGACGACACCTGATCGCCTGAGGGACACCCTGGTTCATGAGATGTGCCATGCTGCAGCTTGGGTGGTAGATAAGGTGAGAGATGGCCATGGGAAATACTGGAAGGCCTG GGCTGATAAagcaaaaaaagtgtttccagAACTTCCACCAATCAAAACATGCCACAACTATGAAATTAATTCTAAGTATGTTTACCGATGCACTGGCTGTGGTTATAG taTTAAGCGGCATAGAAAATCTCTAGATATAGAGAGGAAAAGATGTGGACATTGTCTTGGCAAATTTGAGATATTCATCAACAAAGTAAATAAAAAGGGCGAACAAAACTTGGTCCCAGCTGACACTCCAAAAAAACAACCCAAAGGTTTTGCTTTGTTCGTTcaagaaaattattcaaaatataaaaataccaaTTCGACGGAAATTATGAAAATACTTAGTAAAGAATTCAAAAAGATTAAAGTTCAAGACTGA
- the LOC123311948 gene encoding erbin-like produces MSFFLCGKCRSTEEKIVELDYSRCGLSDVPFDVYSSSRTLEVLHLEGNKLRDLSPQLFQCIDLKYLNVSDNEINSLPPLISKLTSLQVLVLSKNALVLDSLSPNLDKLNKLTTLDLSMNDLGKVPETVMNLINLQQLCLNDTGIDYIPANIGRLSNLRILELRDNYVEELPKSIRRLTNLQRLDVSDNNLNALEEIGESHGNITELWLNGNNLEKLPATINQLKKLNDFDASSNCLKAVPREIGHCIKLTNLILSFNNIELLPKSIGNLRNLQVLKIEGNCLEELPDSLSKLLNLEELNVQNNSLTSVPSGIGHLRKLGTLILSNNRLTHLPTEIGSCLNLSILNVHHNLLSKLPDEIGHLHKLTTLGLIGNRLSYLPITISKLSNLRALWLTPNQTQPLIHLQNDQLETGQVVLTSILFPQVPISSEEELSVAEIPVVITPQPGKISFSADTGPTEARLSRTPTPYRKELRRLRHSLSGPGVTQIREAKVTNITSDFVPQDQYINTHNNMNDNTTFVTPKQPPPYYVAAAYSKNAHLFNDVIPVPKDGIPPPSPLEKPKKFSQHPANVNLLKPQPRTGPTWPFGSHKIRYVTEVELDGNLQEDDFRIVSKDDGVYIDFVKTTGSAFNKLQIGDKLLSFDDVDISVLDPSSAYHQVLKVINNTKVVTVSRQLQSNDN; encoded by the exons ATGAGCTTTTTCCTGTGTGGAAAATGTAGATCTACAGAGGAAAAGATTGTCGAACTAGACTACTCGAGGTGTGGTCTGTCAGATGTGCCATTTGATGTATATTCCAGTTCCCGTACTTTGGAAGTACTGCATCTAGAAGGGAACAAACTCAGGGATCTCTCTCCCCAGTTATTTCAATGTATAGAtcttaaatatttgaatgttagtGATAATGAGATCAATTCCTTACCACCTTTAATATCGAAATTGACCAGTTTACAGGTGCTAGTATTAAGTAAAAATGCATTGGTGCTAGACAGTTTATCTCCAAACTTAGATAAACTGAATAAATTGACTACATTGGATCTTAGCATGAATGATTTAGGCAAAGTGCCAGAAACTGTGATGAACCTTATTAATTTACAACAGTTATGTTTGAATGATACTGGAATAGATTATATACCAGCTAATATAGGCCGATTGTCAAATTTAAGAATATTGGAGCTAAGAGATAATTATGTTGAAGAGTTGCCAAAATCTATAAGAAGACTGACTAATTTGCAAAGACTGGATGTGAGCGATAATAATTTGAATGCTTTAGAAGAAATAGGAGAATCGCATGGTAACATAACAGAGTTATGGTTGAATGGAAATAATTTAGAAAAATTACCAGCTACTATCAATCAATTGAAGAAGCTAAACGATTTTGATGCTTCCTCTAATTGTTTGAAAGCAGTACCTAGGGAGATAGGCCATTGTATCAAACTTACAAATTTAATTTTGAGTTTCAACAACATTGAATTATTACCAAAGTCTATTGGTAACCTTAGAAATTTACAAGTTCtaaaaattgaaggaaattgtCTAGAGGAATTACCAGATTCCTTGAGTAAACTACTCAACTTGGAAGAACTTAAtgttcaaaataattcattaaCAAGTGTTCCTTCTGGTATTGGACACCTTCGTAAGTTGGGGACACTAATATTATCCAATAATAGACTCACTCACTTACCAACTGAGATTGGAAGTTGTTTGAATTTATCTATTCTTAATGTCCACCATAACCTACTTTCAAAGCTTCCTGATGAAATTGGACACTTGCACAAATTAACAACTCTGGGGCTCATTGGAAACAGACTAAGTTACCTACCAATTACTATATCGAAACTTTCAAATTTGCGAGCTTTGTGGCTTACACCTAACCAAACCCAACCACTCATTCATTTACAAAATGATCAACTGGAGACAGGGCAGGTTGTTTTAACCTCAATTCTGTTCCCTCAAGTTCCTATTTCCTCAGAAGAAGAATTATCAGTCGCAGAGATTCCAGTCGTAATAACTCCACAGCCAGGAAAAATAAGTTTCAGCGCTGATACAG GACCTACTGAAGCGAGGTTGAGTAGAACCCCCACTCCATATCGTAAGGAATTGAGAAGATTAAGGCACTCTTTGAGTGGCCCAGGTGTAACCCAGATCAGGGAGGCGAAAGTTACAAACATCACAAGTGATTTTGTTCCTCAAGATCAGTATATCAATACTCATAATAATATGAATGACAATACGACTTTTGTCACTCCAAAACAACCACCACCCTATTACGTTGCTGCAGCTTACTCAAAAAATGCTCATTTGTTTAATGATG ttATCCCAGTTCCCAAAGATGGAATACCACCGCCAAGTCCTCTTGAAAAGCCAAAAAAATTCAGTCAACATCCTGCAAATGTGAATTTATTGAAGCCACAACCACGAACAGGTCCCACCTGGCCATTTGGATCACACAAAATTCGTTATGTTACTGAAGTTGAACTAGATGGAAATTTACAGGAAGACGATTTTCGTATAGTTTCAAAAGATGATGGAGTGTATATAGATTTCGTGAAGACAACTGGAAGTGCCTTTAATAAATTACAAATTGGAGACAAACTTTTAAGCTTTGATGATGTTGACATTTCAGTATTAGATCCCAGTTCTGCATATCATCAAGTTTTAAAAGTAATAAATAATACTAAAGTAGTTACAGTGTCCAGACAATTACAAAGTAATGACAATTAG
- the LOC123311134 gene encoding ras-related protein Rab-18-B-like, whose product MKIYTGKIMDEDILTTLKILIIGESGVGKSSILLRFIDDNFDPDQTLTIGVDFKTKKLTVDGNTVKLAIWDTAGQERFRTLTPSYYRDAQGAILVFDVSNYSTFSRLETWLNELDTYSTKSNIVKMIVGNKIDKEKRKVSREEAMNFARRHQTLYIEASAKTRDGVNTAFEELVYKIIQTPGLWESFKSKLQLDSKDHPSNSSNCSYCSVI is encoded by the exons ATGAAAATATATACAGGAAAAATAATGGACGAGGACATTTTAACCACACTGAAAATACTCATTATAGGTGAAAGTGGTGTTGGTAAATCAAG TATTTTACTTAGATTCATTGATGATAACTTTGACCCTGACCAAACTTTAACCATTGGCGTCGAttttaaaacaaaaaagttgacTGTTGATGGTAACACTGTTAAATTGGCAATTTGGGATACTGCTGGTCAAGAACGTTTCAGGACTTTGACACCATCCTATTACAGGGATGCTCAGGGTGCAATTTTAGTATTTGATGTGTCTAATTATTCCACATTCTCTAGACTTGAAACTTGGTTGAATGAATTAGATACTTACTCTACTAAAAGTAACATTGTGAAAATGATTGTGGGGAATAAAATTGATAAG gaaaaacGAAAAGTTTCTAGGGAGGAAGCAATGAATTTTGCCCGGCGTCATCAAACACTATACATTGAAGCTAGTGCTAAAACTAGGGATGGGGTCAATACTGCTTTTGAGGAATTAGTTTATAAG ATCATACAAACGCCAGGTCTATGGGAGTCTTTTAAATCTAAACTACAACTGGATAGTAAAGATCATCCCTCAAATTCTAGTAACTGTTCATACTGCAGTGTAATTTAA
- the LOC123311999 gene encoding pre-mRNA-splicing factor CWC22 homolog, whose protein sequence is MSDVESANTNNSVNEENSQTTKSKRSRKSNSPRNEAVVKGLGPEVEGRRRTRSAAKGITATPPPPAKKERRSRGKKSTSVDESESTINNESSEEVKTNEEEEKKEPETTENNTHDEKEETANNNAETTKETETTENGAKEDSVDAPEEEKKTEEVKENSEENSSAASSAETEAEKNSE, encoded by the exons aTGTCCGATGTTGAATCAGCAAATACCAACAACTCTGTAAATGAGGAAAATAGCCAG ACCACCAAATCTAAAAGGTCGAGAAAGTCTAACTCGCCTAGGAATGAAGCTGTGGTTAAG GGATTAGGACCTGAGGTTGAAGGTAGGAGGCGAACGAGATCTGCTGCCAAGGGAATAACAGCCACTCCACCACCACCAGCAAAAAAAGAAC GTCGTAGTCGTGGAAAGAAGAGCACAAGTGTAGATGAAAGCGAGTCAACAATCAATAATGAAAGCAGTGAGGAGGTGAAAACAAAtgaggaagaagaaaaaaaagaacCAGAAACAACAGAAAATAACACTCATGATGAGAAAGAAGAAACTGCAAATAACAATGCTGAAACTACAAAA GAAACCGAAACCACTGAAAATGGAGCAAAAGAAGACAGTGTAGACGCCCCCGAAGAGGAGAAGAAAACGGAGGAAGTGAAAGAAAATTCCGAAGAAAACAGCAGTGCTGCTAGCTCAGCAGAAACAGAAGCTGAGAAAAATTCTGAATAA